TCAGAAGGCAGATAATGACGGTGAAGAATTATGGGAAGCCCTATTGGATATATTCCTTGACATGCGCCTGGCAATGGAAAAAGAAGATGATATGGAGAGCGTCTGGTCACTTAGCGGTGTGGATGAATTGCATATACAGAACAAAACAACGCGTAAAATTCTGGACCTGTATAATCAGTTAGATTTTTCCGATGGTCTACAAATTGCGGCACAGTTAGATAGCTGGATAAAAGAAATGTCAAAGGCTTTCTGCGAAGGCTTAGAGGGTACACTTAACAAAAGGCAGAAGCATTAAATGCATGCGGAGGGTTTTAATGAAAAAATTTATCTTTTCCGGGTTTGTGGCTGGATTATTTGTTTACTATATTGCTATCATACAGCAAGCAATGACCCCCATTTACCATAACATGGTATTGTTCTGTGTTACTTGGATGTTATTTTATGTACTTGTTGATTTATTGGTTGAGCCCTTTACCACCCAGGAAACAAATTCCAGGGTAAAGATTCGAAAAAAAGTTAAGAATACGCCCAAAGAGTCGTCATTGTAATGAAAACTTGGCAACGCCAAGTTTTATTTTTTTGTTTGCTCTTTTTCATCATCTAATAATGAATCATATTGTTTTTGAACCTCGTTCTTAATTTTTCCCACTTCGTTATTTAGTTCTTTTTTAATTATATCTGTTTCCTCTGTAATATCCTTTTTTATTTTTTTTCTTTCCTCTTCAAAGGACTGTGTTACTTCACTGGTCATTTTTCTAAACTCCATTAGGCCTCTACCCAGCTTTTGCCCAATTTCCGGCATTTTACTGGGACCAAAGACCACCAGTGCAACTAACATAATCAGTATTAAATCTGTAAATGTAAAGTTTAACACACAAATCACCTTCTCAATCCATTTTGACCTGAATGTTCTAGAAGAACCGGCCCAACGGGAAAAACTATAAAAAATTTTAACCGCCGGCACACATGGTTACTTTTAAAAGGTAATAAACAATACAAATCAATAGAAAATAACCGATATTTCTAACGGCCTTGTCTCTATTTTTTGCATTCCTTCTTTGACGTTCTCTTTTTTCCTTTAATTCCTTTTGGGCAGGGTCAACATATTTAACTGTTTTAAGTTTTCTCTTTTTCCTGGGTTTAAATTCTATGACCTTCCCCTTTTCACCTTTCTTTTGTGACATATGTACGCACCCTCATAATATATAGTATCTATATTATATCAAAAATCAACCTGCTAATTAATGATTATTATAGTAGTATAAAAAATAAACCACCCTCAGAGGGTGGCTTATTTTTTATTTTTTTGATCACCTTTACGGGCTTCATTGGCAATCATGCTACTATAGTATTTTACCTGTCTTCTTTCAATTGTACCCATATCACCCAAAACATACTCCGCAAGGTTCACCGCATGGTCCCCTATCCGTTCCATGTTACTTAACAGATCTAAGAACAAGGCTCCGCCAATGCCGCTACATATCTTTTCATTTAAACGCTCAATATGTCCTTGTCTAAATTCACGCTCTAAATTGTCAATAATAACTTCATTTTGAATAACCTTACGGGCCAATTCATGGTCATTATGTTCAAATGCTTCTAAACTCAATTTTAGTGTTTCTTCAGTTAATTTTGCCATTGCATATACACTCTTCACAGCTTCCTCAGAAAAAGTAACCTTGTTTTCTGTGGCGTAAATTCCCAGCTCAACAATGTTATCTGCGTGGTCTCCGATACGTTCTAGGTCATTAACCGCATGCAACAGTGTTGTTGAATAATTGGATTGCTCTGTTGTAAGCCTTTTTTCAGAGGTAAGTTGAACAACATAATTAGTAATTTCTTCATCAAGTTTGTTAATAAGTTGCTCCCTCTGTTCCATATACATGGGGTTTAGTTCTTTATCCTTAGTATTGAAGAAGAATCTTATTGACTCTCCGAAAAACTCCCTGGAATGCTTGCCCATTCTTATCAGTTCTTGATGTGCTTGTTTTAAGGCAACTTCAGGTTGGGATAGCAGCCTTGGTTCCAAATACTTGGTTTTTGCTTCAAATTGAGCCATTTTGCCGGGTATCAGCTTAGTTACAACCCAGGCCAATACACCGACAAAGGGCAAGTGAATTAAGGTATTGGTCACGTTAAACACCCCGTGAGATTGGGCAATCTGCATTCTAATATTTAAAGTATCCCATGAGCCTTCAAAACCCGGCAGTAAAACTAAGATATTGTTAGTTATCAGCTTGACCATCTCCGGAAAGATACCAAGAATGGTCAGTGGTAAAAATATACATGTGCCAACAACATTAAACAACATATGGGTTAAGGCCGCCCGTTTTGCTGCCACCGAAGTACCAATGGCTGCCAA
This window of the Desulfofalx alkaliphila DSM 12257 genome carries:
- a CDS encoding Sec-independent protein translocase subunit TatA/TatB, with protein sequence MLNFTFTDLILIMLVALVVFGPSKMPEIGQKLGRGLMEFRKMTSEVTQSFEEERKKIKKDITEETDIIKKELNNEVGKIKNEVQKQYDSLLDDEKEQTKK
- a CDS encoding Na/Pi cotransporter family protein, whose amino-acid sequence is MEISLQEVLFLALGGLAMFLFGMKYMSDGLQNVAGQRMKGFLEKGTKTPVRGVLTGILVTGLIQSSSGTTVLTVGLVNAGLLTLKQAIGIIMGANIGTTVTAYLIGFNLTAYALPILTVGALILFFAKNKKINNVGQVLFGFGMLFYGLNVMGSGVKPLKDLQIFTDLMLNVESNAILGVAIGTVFTMIVQSSTATIGVLQELASQGSVTYLQALPILFGDNIGTTVTALLAAIGTSVAAKRAALTHMLFNVVGTCIFLPLTILGIFPEMVKLITNNILVLLPGFEGSWDTLNIRMQIAQSHGVFNVTNTLIHLPFVGVLAWVVTKLIPGKMAQFEAKTKYLEPRLLSQPEVALKQAHQELIRMGKHSREFFGESIRFFFNTKDKELNPMYMEQREQLINKLDEEITNYVVQLTSEKRLTTEQSNYSTTLLHAVNDLERIGDHADNIVELGIYATENKVTFSEEAVKSVYAMAKLTEETLKLSLEAFEHNDHELARKVIQNEVIIDNLEREFRQGHIERLNEKICSGIGGALFLDLLSNMERIGDHAVNLAEYVLGDMGTIERRQVKYYSSMIANEARKGDQKNKK